Genomic DNA from Nitrosospira lacus:
GGAATCAGTGTGCTCAGTTTTACGGCTGCCAAAGCAATCACCGTAGGCAAGGTCGAAAAAGCCACCGCGGAGGGAAGGACAGACATGAAAGCCAACGCTGATACCCCCAGGGTTCTTGACCTTGTCAACGACGATTCCAACCACACCGACCTCGGCGACTTTCAGATGGTGGCGATTACCCTCCTGGCGGCGATTATTTATGCCATATCCGCAGTTGAGTTTATGGACCACATCGAATTTCGCCGCGTAGTCACAATGCCCGATGTCGATGCAACGCTGCTTTCCATCTTCGGTCTCGGCCAGGCGGCGTATTTAGGCAAGAAGGCGGCTGGAGATTAGTTACCGTAACCGGCGCCTACGCCATCCTGCTACCGCCCGATTGTTGGGTTATCTCAGGTTTTGGCGCATTGTGTGCCATAAGGAGTGCGAATGGCGCCAGCCCATGATTCGGCCGGTGCGGCTGCTCTGATCTCCGCGGCTCGCTTCGCGGCAGTTTCAGCATTCTTCGGACGTCCCGCTCCGGAAAGAGCCGACGCATAATCTTCAAGCACGGCCACATAGAAGTCGGGGGCTTTTTTGGAAACGATTTCGGGATCCAGCTCGGCTAAGACGCTTTCAAAGTAGGTAACGGCTTCAGCATATTTTTTTTGAGCAAGATTGAGGCGCGCCAATTCCGTCAAGGACAAATAAAATACTCCTCCGCTTTTCTTGTCCATGTCGTGAGCAATCGTAAGCTCGTGCTCTGCTTCCTTAAAAAAACATGTTACGCCGAGAGAGCGGCCATACTCATAGTGAAGAACAGCCCGGAAGCGGGGACTGGTCTGAGCCAGATTGGTATGAGTGAATGAATGAGCGTAAATTTTGCGTGCCGCATCCCAATCCCCTCGGTCCCGGGCAGCGGCGGCGGCCTGCATGTTGTCGCCCGCTGATTTCTCGTTGACGGAGGCACAACCCGCCAAGCTGAGTAAGAGAATGATGCCTGGAACTAATCGCTTCATATATTTTCCCCTGATCTAACGACGCCGGATAAGAATAATCTGATTATTGCCGCTACGGGGTCTCCTCTGCCCCTTCGCTGATTATATTAACATTAAATGCTGATCGGATTTGATCGCCACTTGCGTCACCGGTAAAAGGGTCGAGCCGATCATGCATGGAGCGATAGGATACCGCCAGGATAATCCCGGAATTCCGATTACTCGGTGCTCCTGCGAACTACCCGGCACTGAGGGCGATCCAGTCAGGCTACGCGGCTTCGACCCGGGTCCAAAATGAGCAGTCAACGCCGCCGCGATCTCACTGAACACAGGCGGTGCGATGGCAAGGAACGATGCATAATCCACCATCCGGCATATTCCTTCACGATACCCGGCAATATGTCATGGCAATTTCCGCAGCTCGCACTTCCCCGTATCCAATGTCAATCCCTTATCTCCATAACCCCAGACAGCGTTGAAGTCCCCGGCCTTTTTGCCGGTGATATCGCGGTCATCATGAGATTGGATCGTCAACGAAACAATTACCGGTTCACTGCCAGGATGCGCGGTGGGTTTCAATTTGCCGGTCGCCATGATAGTCCCGGCAACGGCATTTTTTAATACCGCCACTGTTGCCGCATAGCAATTCGTCCATAGACACGCCGAAAGTTCGCTGGTTTTCGTGTTATAGGCGAATGACTCGGCATGCTGGAAACCGTCGGTTATCTTTTTGCACTGGCCGCGTGCGCACTCATGCTGGGTATCGGGGATGCAGTAATATTCCCTGTATTCCTCGGAAGAGCCCCTCGCCGGACTCAACAACAATGGGAATAGCGGCACGAACGCACATGGAATAGTGACCCTCCAGTTGAGATGGCCACCAGAAATCATGGTTCCGCGATGATGAAGCCCCATTCCCCCAACTGGGAGATAAAGGAAGGCAGATCCTTGGCGGTCGCCCCCTGCACGTGCATGAGTATATTGTAGGAAACCTTGCGCCACTGTTGCGTGAACTGTGCCTCGATATTTCTTATCTTTTCGGGCCCCAGCCCTTTCGGCGCTTTCCAATCCTCGGTATCGATATCCCAGGTCACAATAGTGAGCGACAAGTCGTCGGCCACTTCGACCAGTTCCGGATCGAGATTCCCACGAAATCCCCCTGCCCCATACGGTGGGCGGATTTTCGTTGGTGTCACCCCCGTGACATCGGCAATGATATTCTGGGTATCTTCCAGCTCCGACCGCACGTTTCGCTCTGTCGCTCTCGCCAGATCCGAATGACTCCAGGAATGATTCTGGATATCATGTCCCTCGCGAACAATCATCCTTGCCGCCTCGGGATACCGTATTACCTCG
This window encodes:
- a CDS encoding polysaccharide deacetylase family protein, which encodes MVGDGKSVILSFDDGPAPVAALESILHTLKTNEIKAEFYVLGSEVIRYPEAARMIVREGHDIQNHSWSHSDLARATERNVRSELEDTQNIIADVTGVTPTKIRPPYGAGGFRGNLDPELVEVADDLSLTIVTWDIDTEDWKAPKGLGPEKIRNIEAQFTQQWRKVSYNILMHVQGATAKDLPSFISQLGEWGFIIAEP